In the Pocillopora verrucosa isolate sample1 chromosome 4, ASM3666991v2, whole genome shotgun sequence genome, TACCTGCGTTGGAAAACAAAGGCCGTCAATTGTTGATGACTTGTAGGTTGGCCGAGCGGTAATTGAAAATTAAGGGTCTATTTCAATGTAACCCTTCAACCTCTAACAGTGATaagaatctaatttctcttcacagtcTCAATCCtaaatcaaacactaaggtcacgaatacaaaagaaataatcatttatcaaagaagctattgatCGTTAAACAATTTCTCCCCGTCGTTAAAATAGGAAATGTCTTGAGAAAAGTAGAGAGAGTATGCCTACCAATATAAGGTATATAAGGGAAAGGGAGAACATACCGTTTGATCCCTTGGTACTGTCCGCTACTTTCTTTACACCGAGAGGATTACCAGTATTACAACTGAAGAAGCCACCAAAAGGGACTGACTGCTGGAAGCCTAGCTCGTAGTCATCGCTCACACAAATTTGCATGGTGGTTCCGAAGCGCAAGGCGTAAAACTTCGCTGGACAGCTGTGATCTTGTGTGACTGGGTTCTTTAACACATTGCTGTAGAGTCCACCAAAGAGATATCCTGTATTACGAGGCACAAAACCTTTAGCAACACACCAATAGGTGTCGCAGCTGGCGAATCTGCAATGAGTGTCGCAGCTTTTAAAAATCCACCATCCGTGGCACTCACGATGACAGCTTTCGGGTGTGCGACCTTGATGTAGCATGACTGGTTCATAACCATTACTACAAGAGTAGTTGGCCGTGAGAGGGTTCTTCTGGAGAAAGGATTCACATGGATTACTGGATGGAGAGCCATCACATTGGCACGTTTGATAAACGCCCCCGAAGGTGTAGTTATTGGTTGGGCTCTCGCAAGATCCATCGTCGAGGTTGGCCTGAAAGCTGAAGTTCGGAGAGTCCATTTTGGTGCATCCTTTAATGGTATTGTGCTTATAGTACTGCTTAATGGCTTTTCCGACAACGTTGGCTAGTTTGAAGACCAGTTCTTCGGACAATTCTGGTACACTTTTGGGTGTAATTGCAAAATGAAGAGGGTCTCCGGACCGATCAACTGCAACCAGCTCATCCAATAGTTGGTCTTCCGATTTATTAATGGTAAAATTCATCCTGAATGGAGGTCCACCGAATGTATATACTGTGGAATAAACGATGTTCTGTGTGTATTCATCCAAAACTtttttgtctgttgtctgaGTATAGCCAGCACCGACTCCAAACTTTCCCAAAAAAGATGCACTCGCGGCGGCTGTGATCTTACTTTTATCTTCACTGAAACCAGCAACGAATTTCTTTGTCAAGTGATCCACTTTGGCCAGGGCTGTTCCGGCCTTGACGCCTGTAACATAATGCGTTCCGAAATCTCGAACTAATTTTAAGGCGAGAAAATTTGCATAGGCAGTATTGATATGCTGTAAGTGAGATGCGATCTCGAGCAAACGGGACTTGAACGGTGCCTGTAGGGGGGCATCGGGCTGGAGTTTCGCCGTGTATA is a window encoding:
- the LOC131778136 gene encoding macrophage-expressed gene 1 protein, with amino-acid sequence MFRFMMALLAGFYRAFGLFQVSLVFLGSSLAYAENNPSPRFPIGDPRNCPLTNGVHRAEVLPGGGWDNLRNVHMGAVSVMNYSKCKTSDDGKYLIPDDVFLYPIKESKVHVFAEMYDHWHNYSSTTTKSINAEGKFGFGSVSGSFSSEFESVKKHQVEDKTVTTRAQLRHVLYTAKLQPDAPLQAPFKSRLLEIASHLQHINTAYANFLALKLVRDFGTHYVTGVKAGTALAKVDHLTKKFVAGFSEDKSKITAAASASFLGKFGVGAGYTQTTDKKVLDEYTQNIVYSTVYTFGGPPFRMNFTINKSEDQLLDELVAVDRSGDPLHFAITPKSVPELSEELVFKLANVVGKAIKQYYKHNTIKGCTKMDSPNFSFQANLDDGSCESPTNNYTFGGVYQTCQCDGSPSSNPCESFLQKNPLTANYSCSNGYEPVMLHQGRTPESCHRECHGWWIFKSCDTHCRFASCDTYWCVAKGFVPRNTGYLFGGLYSNVLKNPVTQDHSCPAKFYALRFGTTMQICVSDDYELGFQQSVPFGGFFSCNTGNPLGVKKVADSTKGSNGHSGLELFVNQSGPSVWPKTCPIGYSQHLGAIEEDCEINFCVKSNIFNSQGFPIIKRPPYSNAPKIYKYTVPLLVVNNDTGQIWSKRSNSTLWALATKSSVAELAAETNPDGPAHENVKSTTHGKQTSSSQSSRDAEGAGAMAGITFGVTALLIAVMVIGWRRHKTIQRESSGLMEPLIPTECDAVNEQGSLRI